The genomic region AGACCGAAAAATGGACGGATAGGCTCAAATATTTGTTCTATCCCCCCGGTTGGAGTCATGACGGGAGCAGCCTAACAACAAAAGATTTGCAAAGCAATACAAAAAAATAGCTTTAATTTTAAAAAATTAACATAAAAATATGTATGAAACTCTGATAGCTTCTATCAAAACTTACCTTGCGCGTCCAGAATCCTTAGAAGATTTTGCCGCATTGATGGGATTTATTTGTGTCTTGCTCAATACACGCGCTCATGTTTTAGGTTGGGTTTTTGGAATTTTTAGCATCATTCCTTACATCTATATTTTCTATCAAGTAGGATTGTATGGTGATTTTTCCTTACACATATTTTTTCTTTTTGCAAATTTTTATGGTCTTTATCATTGGCTTTGGGGAGGGCAAAAGGCAAAAATAGACAGCCTGCCTATTACCAAAAGCAAGCCTACTATTTTGCTAAAAAGTGCAGTTTTTGCTTTGTTAGGTACAATTTTATTTGGTTTCATTACCTCAAACATACAAGGCGTGTCCTACCCTTACATTGATGCTTATATTGCCGTTTTTAGCATTTGGGGGCAGATTCTCTTGGCACAGAAAAAAATTGAAAATTGGCTACTTTGGATAGCAGTAGATGTGGTCGCTATCTGGGTTTATTATCATAAAGATTTAAAAAGTACAGCATTTTTGTACTTAATCTATCTTTTTATGGCAAGTTATGGTTATTGGCATTGGCACAATAAAATCAAAAGTTATTCTGTTTAGAATTTTTTAAATTTATATTTTAATAATTTTGCTATTTGTAAAACAAACAAATGCTTGTAACTTTTATACGGAAAATTTCGTTGTAGGGCAATGCTTTCAAACTTTTTTCAGCCTTTTCCAAACTTATTGGCAACACAAAAAGTAGTAGTGTTACTATTTTTAATAACTTAAACTTTGCGACAATGAATCCGCCCTACGCCACTTTTGACAATCACCTTTTTCCAATTCAAATCGTAACCTTCGCCGCGCATGACCCAACGGAGGAGGAATTTGACCAATATTTAAAGCAATTAGCGGAAATTTTTGAAAAGAAAAAGCCCTTTGTCCGTATTCTTGACGCATCAAAGGTGAAGTATTTAGCCTCCAATTTGCGCATCAAACAAGGAAAATGGATTAAAGAACACAATGAACTATTAAAAACCTATTCTTTGGGAACTGCTTATGTCATTCCCTCTACTATGTTGCAGTTCCTTTTAAAAGCAATTTGGCTTGTTTCCGACCAAACGAACGAAAAAAAAGTGTTTAGCACCCTGCAAGATGCCAAACTGTGGGCAGAAGGACAACTTAAAAAAGCACAACCTTAAAATGAAAAAGCCCTACTTTAAGTAGGGCTTTTATTAAAACTAACGTGTAAGTAAAAAAAACATCATAAGCATAAAAAGCGTAAAGAAACCTAAAATAATAAAGGTAGCGCGTTTGAAACCTTTCCAAGCCTTCTGATGCTCTTCTGCACGAATTTGAGCCTCTCTGCTTTTGGTGTCGGTTTCGTAAATTTCTACCAGAAGGTCGCGCTCTTCATGGTTTAGTATAAATGTACCTTTTCGGCTAAAAGGGTCGATTTGCTCCCAATCTTCTACGTTGTTTTTGAGCATTTCGAGCTGTCGTGTTTCTTCTTCCATTTCACTCAACTGCTGCTCTTCTTCTTTCGGTTTGGGTTTGATGGAAAGTATTTTAGCCACCAAAAGAAAGAGAACTGCCACTACTGCAATGAGTCCGAAAGCGGGCATTGCTTGTTGCAAAAAAAACAACTTATCTTGCTCATTATCAGGCAGATAATTTTGTGCCTTTAAGTTTTGAGATAGAACTTGTACTAATATCAAAGCTAAAATTAGTATAAGTCTGGATAAGTTTTTTAGGCGAGGATTTTTTTGAGTTTTCATCTTATTCTTTTTTTAAAGACAAGACCATAACACCCTTTTTGAGAGGAGAAGTTCCTTCGCGCGTAATTTTTTCTGAAAAAATCAAAAAAAAATAAGAAAAACTACTCTGCCTTTGATAAAAAGGTTAAAAATGCCTCTATCTGTTGATAAACATAGTTTAAATCCGCGACAGTAGTAGAATAGGGCGGCAGCAGGTACAAGACATTTCCCAACGGACGCATCAGGATATTTTTATCTAAGAAAAAATCATAAATTAGCTTTCTATGTTCATTAAAATAAGAATAATACTCTTTTGTATTGATTTCAATAGCCAAAATTGTTCCAATATGTCTTATTTCTTTTATGTATTTTTCTGATAAAGGATTTTTTTGTAGTTTTTCTATAAAACTAAAATGTGCTTCTTGAATTGCCTCTATTTGTTTTTGGGTAGTGCTGCGTTCTAAAATTTCAAAACTTTTGCAAGCGGCGGCGCAAGCCAAAGGGTTGGCTGTGTATGAATGTCCATGAAAAAAAGTTTTGTGTAGCGCGTCCGCATAAAAAGCCTCCGCTATTTTCTCTTTGCAAACCGTTGCTCCTAAGGGAAGAAAACCGCCTGTAATTCCTTTGGATAAACAAATAATATCAGGCATATTTTTTAAATAATGACTCGCCAATAGTTTTCCTGTGCGTCCAAAACCTGTCATTACTTCGTCTGCAATACAAATTATTTCTTTTTTTTGTGCTATTTCTATCAATAAGTCCAAATGTTCGGCTGCATAGGTATTCATACCATTTGCGCCCTGCACCAAAGGCTCAAAGATAAAGGCAGCACAAGAAGGGTCAGAAGTGAGGGTTTCGAAAGTCTGAAGCAGCCTGTGTAAGTTGTCTTTTGTAGGAATTGATATAAATTTTACCTCAAATAAAAGTGGATTAAAAGCTGCATTAAAGGGCGTGCGCCCCCCTACCGACATTGCCCCAAACGTATCGCCATGATAAGCACCTTCAAAAGCAATAATTTTAAGTTTATTAAATTCATTTTTATTGAAAAAATATTGTAATGCCATTTTTATTGCAACCTCGACCGCAGTAGAGCCATTATCCGAAAAAAAAACTTTTCCAAATGCTGTATCTTGCACTAAATTTTCTACTAAAATTTTACTTAACCTGATAGCTGGCTCATGGGTAAAACCTGCAAAAATCACCTGTTCTAAATTTTGCGCTTGCTTGTAAATAGCCTGCGCAATTTCGGGGTGCGCATGCCCATGCAAATTGACCCACCAAGAAGCAATAATATCTAATACTTTTCTCCCATTTTCTAAGTATAAATATGAACCTTCTGCCTTATTGACAGGCAGCACATTTGCCTTGTCTGTAAAAGGGGTAAAGGGGTGCCAAATATAGTTTTGGTCTTCTTTTAATAAATCATCAAATTGGGTCATAAAGTTTGGACTTCTTAGAAAAAACAGCTCTGCTGCAAAGTTAGCATGGATTTGTTTGAGATGCAAGTGTGCTTTTTTGTATCTTTGCGGGCAGAAAAAACAACTTGAGAGCAAAATGACTTTTATTGACGCATTTTTTATAGGATTTTTGTTTCTTTTTATAGGATTGATAAAAGTTTTTTTAGGAATAAAGAAAGCCTATCTTGAAACTACTCAAAAGGAGAAGGCTTCTTTGTTGGTTGAGAAAAGAAAGATGGGGATAAAAAAAGTAAAAAATGCAGACTTTTTTAATCTTAATACAAATCAGTATTTTATTTATCAAGGTGAAAGTTGGGTAATTTTACAAAAAGTAAAAATAGATGATTTTAACGCCTTATTCTTCCTGACACAAGACAAGCTCCTATTCTGCTTTCCTTCTCTGCTTTTACATCCCATTTTTTTAGAAAAAATAGAATTGAATACATTGATGAAAGAAAATATAATTACTTTTTTTAGTTCTTTTCAAAATAAAAAATCTAATTTATCTACTCCTTTTTATTTTTCGCTACCTGATTTTCCACAAAAAGGAAAGTGGCGTATAAGGGTGCAGAAGTCTTTTTCGTATCAAAGCAAAGAGCAATTATTTTTAGAAAGAAAAGGAGAAATAGAAATTATCTTGCTACAAAATATAGAAATAGGACAATACGGATTATTTTTTAAATTGATAGAAGAACAGGAAACTGACACAAAGGCTTTTCTTTTTTTTGGAAATTTGCTTTCGGTAGAGCGTGAAATAGAAGAAATTGATTTTTTATAAAAATGAAAAAAGAAAACAAAATAGAAATTTCTATCCTAATAGCTTCTTATCAGGAGCAAGAGAGGCTTCCGCTTTTTTTAGAGAGTTTGAACGCACAAACTTTTTTTTCTAAAACAGAAAACAAAGATAAAATAGAAATTATTATCATTGATGATGGCTCGACAGACCATACGGCAGATATTTTAGAAAAATATAGCGTATTTTTTAAAAACATTAAAATTTTAAAAAATACAGAAAACATAGGAAAAAAAGAATCGCTTATTAAAATTTGTAAATTAGCTAAGGGCAATTATTTCCTCTTTACAGATGCAGATATGATACTCTCGCCTTTTTGGGTGGAAGAAATGTATCATCAAAGGCTTGATTTTCAAAGTGTTGCGGGCATTTCTTTTCCAAAGGCGCGTAACCTTTGGGAAGGTTGGCAGCAGGTAGAATATATTTTACTATTTTTCTCAATTTATCTTTTAAATAAATCAAATATTAATATTTCCGTTATGGGAAATAATTGGTTACTCAAACGCGACACTTATCTAAAAGTGGGCGGCTATGAAGATTTGGTGGAAACGCCTACAGAGGATTTTGCTTTATTTAAAAAAATAAGTCTTTTTTTTCGTAAAAAAGGAAAAATACTGAAACACAATCAATTATTTACCTCAAAATCTGCGCTAAAAACTTATGCACTTAAAGAGCCTTTCTCTCTTTTTCAACAGCGATTAAGATGGGCAAAGGGGGCTTGGTTGGGTAGTAATCACTGGGAACGCTTGGCACTATTTTTCTACGGGGCGCAACTTTTTATTTGGATTATTTTATTTTTTTTAGATAAAAAAACACTTTTCTACTTACTATTTTTTTCCTTTGTCATAGATTTTCTATTACTAATAGTTGCATCATACAAAATAAAAAAAGTAAAAATCATATTTTTTTACTTAGCAGGGTTTTGTATGTATCAAAAAATTCTGTATGCGGTTGTGCTTGTGGGAATTTTGTTGGGTACACCTATTAGGTGGAAAGATAAGATTTTTAAATAATTAAATTCGTTTTTTAGGATTATTACTTTACGATTTCTCCACAATTTTTATCTCCTCCTCCGTCAAATCGTAAAGTTCATAGACCAAGCGGTCTATTTGGGCTTCGAGTTTGCTGGTGTCTTGTCCTTTTTCTTTTTGGACTAATATTTGCTTTACTAATTTTATTATTTTGTTTTGTAAATCGGTACTTGGTATAGCGATAGGAATTTTTTTCATATAAGGAATATCAAAGCGAATGTATCCGCCTGAAAGATGTGTATTTTCAAAGTAATTTTTATACCAAAAATTAATTATTTTAGAGTTTAATAAAGCCAACAAAAAATAAGGCTTAATTTTTTTATTAATATTAAAAAGAACGGTTGATTTACCGACAAAACATTGTTTTTGGTCAATAGCAGCCTGCAAGCGTAAGGTCATGCGTGCAATAACAATTTTTTCTTTTGTTTCAAATTTTGCAATGGCATTATTTGAAAAAATTTCACGAGGAATGTACTCCTTTTTCCAATCTATAACGTAGTTTTTTATGTCCCTAGTTTGAATAATAGGAGCATATTTTTGTTTTTCTTTATTATCTAATTGTGTGTATTGTTCAGCGAGAATTTTTTTCTTACCGTAACCACTTTGCGAAGTTCCCCAAATCATATCGCATAGTGTAGCTAATTTTACTTTATTTAATTCTATCTTTCCAATAACTACCTGATTGACATTAGCAATAATTAAGTATTTACCATTAGCAATAATATCATTTTTACGAACTAATAAAGTTTCCTGACCAATATCTTCTATGGATTTACACTTGCTGATTCGTACAGGATAGTTACCATTTTTTTCTTTTCTAAAAGACCACACAACCGTATAGGTAGCAGCCTCATCAAAAACTTTGATGTTAGAAATATCATCTATAAATTGTATAATAGTGTTTTCAACTATAAAACGTCTTATTCCATAGCCTGCGTCAATCGATAAAAATTGAGTTGGATTAATATAGCAAAAGTGAGCTTTTTGATTCATAATTATATAACTTAATTCAATAAAAAATTGATATAAATTAGGTCTTGGAGATTCTTCTAAGGTTTTAAAATTTTGTAAATGCGTTATTTGAGCTTTATCAATTTCCCTATAATCCACATACGGTGGATTTCCAATCACTACATCAAAACCCACAAAATCGCCTTCCTCATTTAGCACCTCGGGAAACTCAAAACGCCATTCGAAGGCATTTTCATAGATGGGATTGCTTTGCATTTCTTCTATTTCTGCCTCTATTTTATTGATTTCCTTTGTTAGTATATCAATTTTTCCAGCTTTCTCCTTTTTCTCTTTTTCGCTTTCCCCAAAAACGGCAGTTTGGTTTATTAGGATAAAAAGTTCCCCTTCGAGCTTGCTTTTTTTGATAAGTTTGGGGTCTTTTTTAGCAATTTCTGTTCTAACATCTGATTTAATATCCGAAATAAGGCGTTCCATTTCCCATTTTTGCTCCTTGTTTTCGGCATTTCGGTAGGTGGAAACGGCTTTGCGGTAGCTCTCTATTGTCCATTTGCTCTTTTTGAGAACCTGCTTAATATCGGCATCTAAGGCAAAACGACTCACCAAAGAATTGCCACATTTGATATTTATATCAATATTAGGCAAAGTTTCGAGTTCATTTATATTTTTGTAATAAGCATTTTTTAAAAGTTCAATCCACAAACGCAGACGGCAGATTTTAACCGAATTAGGGTTAATATCTACACCAAAAAGACAACTTTCTATAATGCTTTGCTTTTCATGAAAAATAGTTTCCTGCACTCTTTGGCTTTCAGGGTCTTTGGGTTTGTATTCAAATATTTCCCCATCTTGGTTCATAATGCTTAGTTCGTCGTTCTCTACTTTGATGTGGTAGCGATTGAGCGATTTTCCATTTTTATCTTCCAATATTTTTAGTTCGCTTTTTATTTCAATAATTTCATTTAAAGCGGATACTAAAAAGTGTCCCGAACCTACGGCAGGGTCGCAAATTTTGAGGCTATTAATAATTTGATTGGCTTCTTTTCGGTCTTCTATTTTGTCATAAATCCCGTTTAAGTCCTTGCAATTCCACTTTTTGACCTCATTAAATTTTTGTACAACTGCCTTTCGGATAGTTTCCTTACACATGTACATCGTAATAAAACCGGGCGTAAAAAATGAACCATCTTTGTAACCATTTATTTTTTCGAAAATCAAACCCAAAACTGAAGCCGAAATCAAGGTTTTGCTTTCTTCTCTAATCTCGCCTTTGCCCTCTGTGCCGAAATCGTAGGCATCAAGAAACCCGAAAAGGTATTCGATAGTTCGCAAATTGCCTGTTTTTTTGTTGCCTTGTCGGTCTTTGAGAACGGTTTGCGAAAAAACGGGAATGGTCTTTTCGCTATTTAAACCATTGATAAACAAAGCGTTATGTTCTAATTCAGTAGGCTCAAAAAGCGAAGAATTGAGATAAGGCACTTTCTCGAAAATCGTTTTTACATCTTCATTTCTTTGATGGTGCTGACGAGCCAAGACTTGAAAAAATAGACTATTGAGGTCGTCATAGTTTTTAATTTTATCTAAATTCAAAAAAGAATATGTTTTATCGCTTTTATGATAAGAAACAAGTTGTGCTTCTAATAGTTTTAAAAATAAAATTCGATTTATCCAAGTGATACTTAGCTCGATTGCTACATTAAAAAGCCTTTCTTGTTGCGTTGCACCAAAATTTTTGGCATGGGGCAATCGCGTCAATTTATTGAGGCTATCTAATTGGCTAATAGCTTCTTCCAAAATAGTACCCGAATTTCTTTCGCCTTCTTTATTGCGTTTTATCAGTTTTTTGCCGCTCTCTTTCACCTCCGTAAGCCCCAAAATATGCAAAAGTTCGTTGTAAAAACCCTTATCGAGGCTGTTGCTGTCGTTGGCAAAAGGCAATTTGAGCAAATGTTCGGGCGAAAATATTTTGTATAAAGGCATTAAATCCAGTTCCTTTTCTGCCTCTTGTAGGGCTGCCCGATAATCTTGCAGGTTGAAATAAGCAAATTCTATTTCAGAATTGATATGATTAATAAAAGGTTCTGCAATTTGTTTGTAGAAAAAGTCTGTTTTGCTATTTGCCAAACGTCCTTCTTCAAAGTCATTAAATTGTTTTACAAAATCTTTATTTTGTGCAAATGTCTTATCAAATATTTGCGCATCAAAAATAAACCACTCATTGATGTTTGTTACAATCAAATGTTTTAGCTCAATATTTTTGTGCGTGATTTTTTCTCTCAAATAGTACAAAACTAATTCGTGAAATGCTTTTTTATTTAGATTGTCTTTTGTAACCATTTCGGCTTTGTTGGTCATTTTTTTGACTTCGATGATTACGCCGACATTAGATTTGGCATTTTGTCCGTTGTGAATCACAAGGTCGTTTCGCCCTTTGGTATTGATAAAATGATTTTGTTTATAGTAAGCATCTTTAAAAAAATCTGAAATTAGATTTTTATGAAATTCCTCACTTTCTGTTTCGCTGCACCCATCGAGCAAGAGAGCAAGATGTGCCTTAAAATTGTCCATTTCGGCTCTATTGGGCATCATTCTTAGAAAAGCGACACTCAAAGTCTGACGAGGGTGCAGGGGTTTTAATATCATTTTGGTTATTTAAAATTTTTATTATTTTTATTTAAACTTTAAAGAATAAAAGGCAGGCTGCGACAATTCCTTAATTTGTTCCAAAGAATTGGCAAGAAAAAAGCAGTAAGCATCGCCCAAATCGTCTTTATGAATGGCTACAATCAGGCAGTATTGGTAGGATTGTCCAAATTCTTCTTCTAATTTTACTAAGGTCGTTGCACCCCAATCGGCGTTGAACTCTGCCTTTACCGCTTGGGTATCGAATTCTACAATTTCTGTGGTTTGTCCTCCCGAAATATTCAAAGCCGTAACTTCCAGCAGCGAAGCATATATCGTATTGGGATTGATATTAATTTCGCCTTGTTTTTTGTTTTTTTCTCTTTCACGATAATTTCGCAACAAGCCCTCCAAAGGTCTGATAGCAAAGCGAACTTCAAAATTTTCCTTTTTGTGTTTTATTGCATATTCATAATTCATTTGTTTGTTTTCTATAATTTTTGTTGGCTTAAAACCTACGGGACTTTCAAAAGTTAGCCCTGCATTATCAAGCAAACCTGTAAATTTTTTCGGCAACTTGTTTGGTGCAAAGGAAGCGAGCATCAATAAAAGTATGCCTAAGCCCAGTTTTTTGATTTTTTGTGTCATCTTTTTTGTTTTTTATTTCAAAATAAAGGAAGATATGCGAGTTTTTACCGAAAAACGACCTTAGCGACAAGGTCTAAAAAACGTCGCTTTGCCAATCACAACAAAGATAAATAAAAGGCACAAAACTGCAAAATCATACCTCACTTATTTTTTTAGTTTGGTTAAGTCTAAAAAAATAGATAATAGAAAGTAAGCAAAAAATAGTTGTTTATTCTAAATTCTTTATAGTCTTATTTTCTTTTGAGGCTTTGGGAGTATCGTTTTATTTGTCATTTTTTACTTCAAACCTTTATACCTTGCATCTGTAAGTTTTTTATCAATTCTCTATAATTTGGGTTTGCGTTTTGTAACATCTTTTGAAGTGCTTTTTCTCTATCGGCTTCATTTTTATCCTGTGAAAGTTTAAGCCTTACTTCATATTTTTCAATCTTAACTGCAAAAGCAGTAATGTAATTTTTATATCTTTGCATTTTTTCGTTATCTTCTGATAAAATAAAGGTATTTTCCTTTTTGCCCTCAAAGGAGGTAGTTTGTGCAATAAGCGAGGGTACAATTTGTGTAGGGGGCAAAATTTCGGCTTTTCCCCAAACCTGCGCTTTTATGTAATTCCAAGTGGGCAACTGTTGGGCAGAGCTATAATCCTGTGGCGAAATGTAGGTATCGGCAAGGTGAAAATGAAGCAAAATTGGGACTTGGCTTAGATGGCTTGCTTGTGGATTTTGTTTGTCTATGTGTGCCAAAAGTGTATCATCTTTTAAAATAAAAGGAAGGGGAGTGCTGTATATTTCGCCTTCGAAATAAGTAATAAACGTGGCTAAGGGACTTGCTTTTACAATTTGAGCCAAAAAATCGAGGTTTTCGAAATGATAGTGTGAAGAAGGGTACATGGTCTTTCAATTAAAGCATGGAATTATTTACAATATGTCCATCAAAAAGATGAACAATTCTTTCGGCGAAGTTTGCATTTTGGCGTGAGTGTGTTACCATAACAATCGTAGTCTGGTTGCTGTGCAGTTGGGTAAAGATGTTCATTACTTCCTGCCCATGCTGAAAATCTAAATTTCCCGTAGGCTCGTCTGCCAAAATAAGAGGCGGCTCACCGACGACGGCACGCGCCACTGCCACGCGCTGCTGCTGCCCACCTGCGAGCTGGGAGGGATAGGCATGCCGCTTGTGTGCAATGTCCATCTGTTCCATAATAAGTTCAATTTTTTGCTTTCTATCCTGTGAGCGAAAACGCTTGTAAAGCAAAGGTAATTCTATATTTTCATAAACTGTTAGTTCTTCTATAAGGTTGAAATTTTGAAATACAAAGCCTATGTATTCACGCCTTAAAAGGGTTCTTTCTCTTGATTTTAAGGCACTTACCTTTTTGTCCATAAAAAAAAGTTCGCCCGAAGTAGGCATATCCAATAAGCCTAAGATATGCAGGAGGGTAGATTTTCCACAACCCGAAGCCCCCATGATAGCGACAAATTCGCCCGTTGAGATGGTGAGCGAAATGTCTTCTAAGGCGCGTGTAGGTACTTGGGTATCGGTATAAATTTTACTTACCTTTTCTACTTTTAACATAAATCATTCATTTTCTTTTACTCTTTTTCAAAAAATACTTCTTCTTGTTCGCTCTTTAAGCTATCTTGAAGCGTATCGAATTGAAAATGATTGCCATTTTGTTGGCGTAGTTTTGAAAGAATTTTATCGGAATGTAGCGCAGGCGGATTGGTTGGAATTTTTATTTCATAAACTTTATTATCCTTGTTTGTTAGTTTTGAACTAATAAGCCAAGGATTGTGATATTTCAAAGTTTTGTAGCTCATATTAAAATACCGCGCAAAGGTTACTAAGTCCTGAATGGTGCTATCTATTTTCACGACTTGATAAGCGACTGGCAAGTAATGTTTACTATTCTTTTCCACTTGAAAGCCATATTTATCGGGATTTTCCATAATTTCTTTCATTGCCAAAGCGCGATAAATGTAACGTGCCGTTTCCTGATTGAGATGCACGTCATAGTAGGAAAATAGGGCTTGTTTGCGCAGGGAAAAGCGCATGCCTCCCATACCGTTGTTGTAGGAAGCGGCGGCGTTTGTCCAGTTGCCAAACCGCTTATGGGCGCGTTTGAAATATTGGGCGGCGGCGCGTGTGGCTTTTTCTAAGTGAAAACGCTCATCAACTTCTTTACTAATTTCCAAACTAAATTCTTTGGCTGTGGCGGGCATAAATTGCCAATAGCCCTCTGCTCCTGCGGGCGAGCGCACATTTTCCAAATCGCTTTCTATGACAGCAATGTATTTGAGGTCTTCGGGCAAGCCCTCCTCACGCAATATTTTTTCTATGAGAGGAAAAAAACGTTGAGCGCGTTTTAAAACTAAATTAGTAGAAGAATGACGAAAAACATTGATATAAAGCTCTTTTTCAAAACTTTCTGCTACTTCTGGATTTTCCAAAGGGACTTCTTCACCGCAAAAGGAAAAGCTATCGGGCAGGGCAATGTGATAGTTGGCAGGAATCGTAACGCCTTGATAATCAAGATTCTGTGCGTTCTGTTTTTGTAGTTTTTCATAACGCTCCAATAAAAACCAAGCCGCAAGCGTTCCTAAAATAATCAGGCAGGTGCCTGTAAGTAGAGTAGGTAGGTGTAAATATTGCTTCATTTTTTGTTTTTATATACAAATAGTCTTGCAAAAAGTCGTTGCAAGATACAAATTAAAAGGCGATTGCGAGCCGTTTGGAAAGTGAAAATTAGAATTTCAGAGGTAGTTATTTTTTCAAAGGTAGGGAGGCAGGTTGGAAAGTGGAGCGTAGCCCTTATCAGTTTTGGAAAGAATGAAAATTTTTAACCCATTCGTAACCAAAATATAAGGTGCTTGCAAAGAAAGGTTGTAAGATAGAATTTGTTGAAAACTATCAGAGCTAATTTTAATATGACTGGCTTTACATTCCACCAACAAAAAAGGGTCTTTATTTTTATCAAATACCAACAAATCGTATCGCCTTTGTAGGCTCAATTTTTGGCTACTTTCCAAACTCATCATACCCTTAGGATAGCCACAAGCCATAAGCCACTGTACTACATGCTGCCTGACCCATTCTTCGGGCGTGAGGAGCAGGTGCTTTTTTCGCAATAAATCTATGATGTAATATTTTCCTTCTTTTTCATAAATTTGTCCCTCTTTGTTTAGTTCAAGAGCGGGAAGATGGAGGGCAGGAAAAGCAAACATATACGATTTGGGTGGTAAAGAAAAATTGAGATGGCGACACCGAAAAAGTATCGCCTTGTGTAGCCACTAATATTTCAAAATCAGGTCTGCCAATTTTTCGGCTAACTCCTTCGAGTGGCTTGGGAAATTAGCAATTCTAATCTGACTTTCTTTGTATTTCCCATAGCCCTTTCCTATGATAAGTCCTTCATTTTCAAATAGTTGTAAGATTTGTGAAAGACTTTTTTGACTTTTTTCAGCCAAAAAATCAGCCACTAAAACGGTTTTAGAACGGTGTGCAGGCGCAACG from Hugenholtzia roseola DSM 9546 harbors:
- a CDS encoding type I restriction enzyme HsdR N-terminal domain-containing protein encodes the protein MFAFPALHLPALELNKEGQIYEKEGKYYIIDLLRKKHLLLTPEEWVRQHVVQWLMACGYPKGMMSLESSQKLSLQRRYDLLVFDKNKDPFLLVECKASHIKISSDSFQQILSYNLSLQAPYILVTNGLKIFILSKTDKGYAPLSNLPPYL
- a CDS encoding lytic transglycosylase domain-containing protein, with the translated sequence MKQYLHLPTLLTGTCLIILGTLAAWFLLERYEKLQKQNAQNLDYQGVTIPANYHIALPDSFSFCGEEVPLENPEVAESFEKELYINVFRHSSTNLVLKRAQRFFPLIEKILREEGLPEDLKYIAVIESDLENVRSPAGAEGYWQFMPATAKEFSLEISKEVDERFHLEKATRAAAQYFKRAHKRFGNWTNAAASYNNGMGGMRFSLRKQALFSYYDVHLNQETARYIYRALAMKEIMENPDKYGFQVEKNSKHYLPVAYQVVKIDSTIQDLVTFARYFNMSYKTLKYHNPWLISSKLTNKDNKVYEIKIPTNPPALHSDKILSKLRQQNGNHFQFDTLQDSLKSEQEEVFFEKE